AACAAGCGATGGTATCTTGATGCGGCATTAATCCTGATTGTTCTGATTTTAGGAGCGCTGTTGGTCCTGAAACTGACAAATTATGCCCAGCCAGAGGCTGAAGCGCAATCCAGCGAAGAAACTTCCACCCCAGAAGCGGTGGCCAACGTTGAGATTATGGTCGATCCCACTTCAACACCCATTGTGCTGACGGCTGATGAGGAAGAGCCGGAAGATGCCGATTATGCCATTGATTTCACATTGAGCGACCTTGAGGGTAACTCGGTGTCACTCTCTGATTATGCAGGAACACCAATCCTGGTTAATTTCTGGGCCACCTGGTGCCCGCCTTGCCGGTCGGAATTACCGCTCATTCAGGCTTATCAGGATAAATATGCCGACAGTTTTGTTGTTCTGGCTCTTTCTGGCGGCGAGACCGCTCAGGATGTCCAGGCTTTTATTTCTGCAAACGGCTATAGCTTTATGGTGCTGCTGGATTCGGATTATGCCATTTCCGAACTGTATGGGGTTAGGGGTTATCCGACTTCCATCTTCATTGACGCTGACGGTGTGATCCAAAAAGTCCATATCGGTGAACTGACAGAGCCGATGATAGTGGCCTATCTGGATCAGATTGGGATATCCGAATGATTCAATTAACGCTGTATATTTCCGGAGAAGATCAAAACCAAACAAAGATCCTCGGTTGGCTGGCACAGGTTCAAAAAGAGCATCCTTGTGACCTGCATGTGGTGGATATTGACAAAGCCCAAGTCTTGAAAGACGAATTTTCCGAGAAAGCACCCGTTCTTGATATTGGCGTATTCCGCCTGGTTTATCCCTTTGATCAGGCTGAGATCATGTATGGATTCCAGAAAGCCGAAGAACGACTGCAGGAAGCCATCACCAAGAATAACAACACCATGGTCAAGCGAATCACGGAACCGGTGAACTTTACCAAATCCGATCGCTTCTCGCGTTGGTTCTCAAGTCACTACATGGTTTTTTTGAATTTCTTCACTGGGCTCTATGTCCTCTTGGCCTTCATGGCGCCCACGCTGATGAAGGTTGGGTTGGATGGTTCTGCAAATGTGTTATACAAAATGTATCGTCCTTTTTGCCATCAATTGGCATTCAGGTCGTTCTTCCTCTTTGGTGAGCAGCCCTATTACCCGCGTGCCTTAGCAGGCATGGATGGGGTGATCACCTATGGGCAGGCGACCGGCTTTGATGAAGAGGACCTTCAAACAGCTCGTGAGTTCTTGGGAAATGACGCCATGGGATATAAAGTGGCACTTTGCGAACGCGATATTGCCATCTACTCTGCGTTGTTCCTTTTTGGGCTTGTTTTCTCACTGACTGGCCATAAGATCAAACCGCTGCCGTGGTTCCTTTGGATCCTGATCGGTTTGGGACCAATAGGGCTGGATGGTTTTTCGCAGTTATTAAGTCAGACTGGTTTGGGGATCTTCAGCTGGCTGCCACTGCGGGAAAGCACACCCTTACTGCGCACGCTGACAGGGGCTTGTTTTGGCCTGGCAACGGCCTGGTTTGGCTATCCTTATATCGAGGAATCGGTCGTGGAGAGCCGCCGGGACATGGAACTCAAATACGCTGTTTACGAACAGACCTCCAAAGATAAAATCAGTTAGGTTGGCTCATGGGATTTCACGAAAGCAACGGCCTTCGCTATTTTCAATTTGATATTTTCAAGGGACATCCCTTATTCCATGCAGTTATCACCCGCCAGGGCGGATTTAGTAAGGGGCCTTTTGCCAGCCTGAATACCGGCGGCACGGTCGGTGATGACCCTGAGGACGTGTTAGCGAA
This Chloroflexota bacterium DNA region includes the following protein-coding sequences:
- a CDS encoding TlpA family protein disulfide reductase, which codes for MKNKRWYLDAALILIVLILGALLVLKLTNYAQPEAEAQSSEETSTPEAVANVEIMVDPTSTPIVLTADEEEPEDADYAIDFTLSDLEGNSVSLSDYAGTPILVNFWATWCPPCRSELPLIQAYQDKYADSFVVLALSGGETAQDVQAFISANGYSFMVLLDSDYAISELYGVRGYPTSIFIDADGVIQKVHIGELTEPMIVAYLDQIGISE
- a CDS encoding DUF2085 domain-containing protein gives rise to the protein MIQLTLYISGEDQNQTKILGWLAQVQKEHPCDLHVVDIDKAQVLKDEFSEKAPVLDIGVFRLVYPFDQAEIMYGFQKAEERLQEAITKNNNTMVKRITEPVNFTKSDRFSRWFSSHYMVFLNFFTGLYVLLAFMAPTLMKVGLDGSANVLYKMYRPFCHQLAFRSFFLFGEQPYYPRALAGMDGVITYGQATGFDEEDLQTAREFLGNDAMGYKVALCERDIAIYSALFLFGLVFSLTGHKIKPLPWFLWILIGLGPIGLDGFSQLLSQTGLGIFSWLPLRESTPLLRTLTGACFGLATAWFGYPYIEESVVESRRDMELKYAVYEQTSKDKIS